From the Labrus mixtus chromosome 10, fLabMix1.1, whole genome shotgun sequence genome, the window aaaaagtatcaaaatacaaaataaaacacatcaaaaatgTTTCTCAATTTTCCCGCCTGGCTCTCACATTGCTTTATATAAATGGTATGTTAATCAGTTTCCCTCTTTGGCAGACCACTCCTTGTATCCTCCTTTATAATTAGAAGCGCTGAAACAGAAGGTAGAGgaacacattaaagaaaaaaactagaTGTTCTAACAGGAAATTGTTGCAAAGGCAcaggatacattttaaaacaatgagGGCTATTAATGCAGTAAACATGTGCTGTCTGTTTTATATACATATTAACTGTATGTGTATTTGTATAAATGCATGGTAACAAATAATGTATTTACTTCACATATCCAAGTTCCTGGGCTTTGCTCGTGGCCCTACCCCCTCGCATTCCCATCTGGCAGTATAACACCAGCTCGGGGGCATCCAGTGGTGGTTTGGTTACACCAAACTTGGCCTTGAATTCTTCGGGCTCGAGGGCAAAAGCAGCCTCTACAGAATCAACTGAATAATTtaaagagggagagatgaagggaagaaaaacattttttttagctaaatgatgaataaaatatttacatccaatgcaatacaaacaaacagtagGCCTACTGTGTACACTGTACACACTTATACATatgcacaacaacacatccacagGAACTTTggtctgaatgtttttaataaatggtAACACTAAAGTAAAGGTAATAAGGTTACTaaagaatgttttgttttatttctctatttGTCTGAATTTAAAAGTTCACCATGGATGTGAATTGACCCTGGAATTCGTCCTTTATCCACCTCCTCTTTGGTGCGGACATCAACCAGGAGGAGCTTCTCGCTCTTTGCCATGAGCGCTTTCAGATCCTCGTAGGAGATTTCTGTCAATGATGgagcaaacacattaaaaactaaaaaaagcaAAGTCTGATAAGATATTGTTAAATATCCCCATAAAATCATTTTATCATTACTTTCGAGTGATAGAACATGCTGAACCTGAATGTTATTATAACTACTTAATTATCATCTTAACTGCATTTGAAACAAAAccgtttgctgtttgtttgatgACGACATTAACTCGACACattgtgtgtgtacctgcacgCTGTAAGAGTGGGTACACTTGTGCGTATTCGTGATGTACCAGGCTATGAAGAATACTGTGGCAATAAAACGCAGTGATTCCATTGGTTCTGTCACAATATGCTCAGTTGTTAGTGCTAAAGCTATCCAGTTTTCCTGAGCTTTAAAGTGTTGGGGAAAGGAAGCACTGGTTACAACATACTATTCATGATATACTGATTTAAAGTACTGGAATCAGTATTCAATCTTgtcattgttaaaaaataattaaaaaaaaccccactggaATTAAGATTGAAAAGGTCTAAGCTAAAAGGGCACATTTGACtctcatgctgtgtgtgtgtctgtgtgtgtgtgtgtgtgtgtgtgtgtgtgtctgaagatAAGAGGAAAAGGTTTGTGCCCTCACTCCTCTTTGACCTGACAGATTATGCCAACACTTGCCTTGTTTAGCTTCACTTCAGGGGGAAACTACGAAACTGTTTGTTTATAGTTGCTTGGGCAACCAGCTGACTTTCCCTAAGGATACAGGTAGCTTCCgggtttacacttttttttaatctgctgaGTCATTCTTGATCTTTGCGCCATGAACTTTAATAAAGATAtcactgaagtttttttttttttgacaaggaATTGGAAGAGAACTAAACGTGTATTAATAACAAGAACGTTTCTGGCCATCTGAGCTGATAAGCTTAAACCAATAAACCTATAAAGCAACTTCATCTGCAATAATCTTATGCAATATTAATTACCATGGGCCTAACTATATCCTGTTAACTCAACATAGGCTATGTTAACTAACTATTCAGTGGTATAAACATAATAAATTCTCACAAGCGGACATCATTGAAACTATAAGAGTGGGATGACTGAAGACTCACCTGAACTGGCCATCCTGCGTACTTCAAGCTGTGAAAACGCTTATTCCATAAACTATAAGCAAAGACACTTCCTCATATAGTTAATGACGAATCGGTGGATGAGACGTAGAGGGAAGGCGGGACCTCGCCTGATGGACTTTATACGTTGGCCAATGAAAATTCATATCACACTAacgggaccttcaaaataaaagtttcaggaaattgaaattgtattttcatGAATACGGACAGTGTTGGGGGAAATTATTCTTGATAGAAATTAGGGATTACACAATGTACAAATTATTTTACAACAAAATCTATTCAATTAAGACATTCACATTAAGAATTAGGCTCCTATAACGATGTACTAAAAGTTTCAAAAGTAAAGTCATTCAATAGGGCCCCTCTCGAAGTAATACAATATTTACACATCcttttattaaattatattagagcacagtttttattttgttttctacatCCTTTATATGTCGTATTTTTGTTATTGTAACTTGTTAACTAAAGCTCTAAATTAATTAAGAAAGTAGTATGTTCTAAAAGGTGCACTGTCTacatttggtagtgaaattttaAAGttagagaagtgaaacaattctatgctatattttctgaccCAAATACagaaactttattcaaaggagaAATTGGGATTGggtttggagctaaaaaagctaccaggagagttacgatTTTGGTGTTGAAGGCCCCCCACCATAgctgtagcattttatcttcaaacagagTTACAGGGactacattttcctctgaggacagtttgtgtatagagttatgaacatatagcctacagtaccacataatctgtacatttctccaactttcacatttctctaccaaaactccagtgtggtaaaaaaaaagaaaaaaaaaaagtatcataatatttttcttaatggagaaatcattttgtgaaaaataaagtacTTTCCACCACAAACAGATGGATGACAGATTTGATAAAGAGTTAGGCCtaatgaaagagaaatatgtCAAATGCAGATACTTACATTTGTAACGAgaataatcaataatcaataacTGAATGGCTTAAAAGGTTTGTATGGGGCGATCATATAATATGGCAGAAACAGTCACTAGATCTCAattgaaatcattatttatagaACACTTTGGACAGACTGTTTTAAttccacaaaaaaacataattgagTCTGGAcagtatttattaaaataagttttattttattacaaaagCTCAGGTCAGTaagtacaaaatgaattcaACAATCAAATCCAGCCatgataagataaaaaaaaagcaagactACATTAAATTTACAAAGGTTAATTTGCCCGCAAATTAGCCTTGAACGtaccactttttaaaataattacccTTTAGTAAGTGTTATTCAATAAATTACACTCATCTTGATCCcattatgtttaaatatcccTAAACAAGAGTGTAAACAACTTATTTATTCtacaatgaataaaaaactagaactattttgttttttgttcatgaTTACAGCATTGCCTTCCCTGCTTTAAGGCCCCTCCAGAGCCTGTCTTAACGGGCCTATTCAGTGTAAAGGAATGAATTGTCTGTGCAGAACTAAACTGGATCACAGAGTCCCCTCTGTGCTGTAAGTAGGGTTCCCCAGTCCATCAGTTGAATCTCCCTTTGCCTTCTTATTCGTCTTGTACTTCCAGAAGATCACAGCTACAAGGATAAGAATTAAAAGGAGTGTGACTCCTCCACCTATGACTCCAGCCAGCAGTTTACGGTCTGAAGATTCAGGATGGTGAAACCGCATACATGAGAAATCTGAGGCGGTGCTGCTTCCTGCATTGTTTACCGCCTCCACACACACCTTAGTCCCAACTTCGACTGTTTTGATCACTCCTCTTCGTGCAGCGTCTCTGAACTCAAGGGTGTCACCTTCACTTCCCTCTATCACCACTTTGTACCCAGACACCACGGAAGATGGAGCACACCACTTGATCTCTAGCTTCCCGCTGTCAGCCCCTGCATTGATTGGCAGCAGCGCTTGGATGCGGGGTGCATGAGGAGGCACATCTGCCCTACTGACCCCGGGACAGAGGCACCCGTGTTTAGCTTCGAGGACATCACATGGCTCCTGATTCTCTGAGCAGGAGTCGAATTTGCAAAGCTGTGGCGGACCACGTTTGACAGCAGTGGTCTTCTTGACGAACACTTCATGTATGTCATCTTCATAGTCATCTAAGGAAGTGTAATTGATGCGAGGACGAGTGACGGGAGGAGAGGCAGAGGCAGCGTGCGTTAAGAGGTGGGAGCTGGGTAGCAGGGCGGCAATCAGAAAAAGGAGAAGCACAGTCAGGTTCCTGTACAATGACATCATATCTATGGGAGGAAAAGACAAATGATGAGCAAATAAtacagccataaaaaaaatcccaaacatTGTTCAGAGACGCCTTTATGAGTTGATAAATTTAGTCTAATATATTAGTCATTGTTTCTTTATGGACTAAATATATTAAACAATGACACCAGGATCTCAGTCATACAAATTGTAAAGTCCAATAAAGGAACTGAAACTATTGTAGTAGTGGTCAATGCgtcaaaacacataaaacaaaaaacagaactttgatACGACAATAGACGGAATAATTAAAAGATTCATGGCATTTCTTAGATAGAGTCATtaattggggagagagaaagttggAAATGACATGCGTAAAAAAttagccacaggttggattcgaacctgggccgcccgctttgcaGCCTCTATGTGGGGTTCACGAGCCCACCACAAGGCTTTGTTTTGACAGAAGACAAgaaggttttaaaaaacaacactaatTTCTTCAGTGTGTTGACAATGATGTTGTTTACCTAAAGTTTATTGCTCGGAAATGCCTCTCTgttacacacaaatatttgcgGTCTTTTGGTTTCCATCCTGTgctttacataaataaatgatgagggcaggggaaaaaaagcacaactcTTGGGGTGACCCCATAAGCACATCTATTGTCTCCTGGAAACAAGCCAGTGGAGTTCTGTGGGAACCAGAAAACTGAATCACAACTGTTACATCTTTTGAGCAATTAATGATAATCAGAATAGTGAGAAGAGgtttttaaaagcacttaaaTGCAGCAAATAATCTTCATTATTTTGCATCTGGTCCACCGACATCACTAATTCAGTGTAAAACCAACTTGAAAGTAAAGagcagaaatgtttaaaaaggttTACTGTACCTGTTTGTTGGTGATGGattttttaagcctttattcTTTTTGTCCTCTCGTGTTCCCACTCTGTCTGCTCTCAATGTGTGCTCACTCCGTTCTCACTGTCTTAAGTTGTTTCCCTcagactctcctcctcctcgacaCCCCCTCATTCTCTTCTTCCCTCAGTGCCTCTCccaccccccttttttttttttttttttacgtttcatgcctttcttctcatttttttccacatcatgcctccttctttttctcagcAGGGCCTCAAACCAGACATCCAtagtcttctttcttttttttttctttacttggAATTTTTCTGGGTTTGTGTGTTGGAAAGAAGTGGATTTGGGGCAGACACTCCATGTGCCGGTGTGCTGCTCGGCATATTAATTAGCTCAGCCCTAGCAGGAGGCATGCATGtgcttgttttctgtgcttgtgTAATCTGAATGTGTAGCTGCCTGTTTCTGATTACTTATTTAAGAGCTAACTTCCTTCACGGTCTCCAGGTGTTGTGGAAAtaaacagtgtgtttatgtgtgtctttgAGAGTGGGGGGTCAAGAATGCATGCAAGTGTGTTTATTACGGacccccactccctcctcttGTGGCCCCTTTTGTGACAAGCTGGAGGGGAACGATAAATGCTCTCTCCATTCTCATCCTTTTAGGGGATGAAGCTGGCAAAGTATAGGCgagttctttctttttcagagtgCCCATGTTGTGTAGCTGAGAAGAAAAGTACAGAGGCAGAGGTCCCTATCTTTCCAAAGAAATGACTCGTCCTGCATTACTGAAATCCTCTTGAGTTTCAGTCAAGTTGAAACAGTGTCTGTTTATTGTTAAGTTTTTGACATGTGCAAATACAAGGACATTTCTTAAGGAATTTCTCACCAAGTATAAGAAGCACGACTACGCTGTAAGGGCTAACAGCAGTTGAGTCGGGTTGTGAGAAAGTGAACTTATACGTACAAATCAACTTTTTATGTTCATATACAGGCACATGTTATATCAACATAAAAAGGAGAAGGCCCACACAATATGAATTATTTGGAGATgaataaacactgaagagagacTTAAAATATACAGTCTCTTGAGCAAAAGAGCTGGAAGCAGAGAACagatttatacttttttttttatatagaaaGAATGGACCaggaataaaatgtgtttttacttactttactttacttttggGCTAGTTTCCATGggagaaatgaaatgtgttaGAAATGTGTTCTGCACACCCAAAGCTGAGCTCTAGACCTGCTCAGCTGTGATGTAAAGCGAAAAGTGAAGCCAGAGCAGCTTTCAAACATACAATAAATCCATCTCCTTTCTGGCAGGCCAGACTAATTAGGCCAAGCAATTAATATAAAAtcttgaataaatgaataaataaaaacaactgggTCTAGA encodes:
- the tstd1 gene encoding thiosulfate:glutathione sulfurtransferase — its product is MILWGYLTISYQTLLFLVFNVFAPSLTEISYEDLKALMAKSEKLLLVDVRTKEEVDKGRIPGSIHIHVDSVEAAFALEPEEFKAKFGVTKPPLDAPELVLYCQMGMRGGRATSKAQELGYVNASNYKGGYKEWSAKEGN
- the si:ch1073-303k11.2 gene encoding LRRN4 C-terminal-like protein; amino-acid sequence: MMSLYRNLTVLLLFLIAALLPSSHLLTHAASASPPVTRPRINYTSLDDYEDDIHEVFVKKTTAVKRGPPQLCKFDSCSENQEPCDVLEAKHGCLCPGVSRADVPPHAPRIQALLPINAGADSGKLEIKWCAPSSVVSGYKVVIEGSEGDTLEFRDAARRGVIKTVEVGTKVCVEAVNNAGSSTASDFSCMRFHHPESSDRKLLAGVIGGGVTLLLILILVAVIFWKYKTNKKAKGDSTDGLGNPTYSTEGTL